The DNA window aggagaccgttgaaataaacaatcaaacggagagcgatgggcaagaataggagtaggcatgcgatttataagataaacagaggtttcaaaagcataattccagaatcgaaaaggtgctttacattgccctaaaagagtaagacctgtttccacaatatgcctatgacgacgctctattgttccattttgttcatgagtgtggggacaaatcagacgatgatgaataccaatggtctgaaaaaatgtggatagttttcggtattcaccgccccaatcagtttgaataaattttatttttaaggaaaattgacgtttaacaagagtctgaaattgatgaaaaacagagtaaacatcagacttggcaactagaggataataccatacatatttagtataagcatcaacgaagataacaaaataacgatagccatctgaagaaaaaagaggagcagggccccatacatcactaaaaattaattcaagtggagcagaagttttgtgaccagtaggtcctaaagacaaacgcgatgattttcctaaaggacaactttgacattgaaaattaagacgtttgttgttacaaataatcttatttttcgagattaataattgaaagatacgtgaagcaggatgacctagtcgacgatgccataaatcggcagaggcagaagtgtagggagaccaataggcttgaggaactgacgtgacggaagacttggtcagggcatagagaccatctttactctgacctgagagaaggacttcatgggtgttgaaatccttgacataaaacacacgagggtgaaattcaaaataaacattattatcaagacaaaatttctgaacagagagcagaggttttgtgattgcaggaacatgaagaacattagataaggtgaaagaacgatgtggtgtatatatttttgtatgaccaagatgagatataggaaggcccttaccatcaccaacatgcaaattatcattaccaaggtacggttctgaagcggtcaaggtggcaagatcaggtgtgacgtgttgattggcaccagtatctggaaaccaatcaacagaaccggttgaggagagattgcgctgcaccaggttggcagtaggttgtttgccataacctcgctgctggaattgagggcaatggggagctgtatggctgaaattctgacacagttggcagcgtggattctgccccctattacgctgccaagagccctgcctattgtcaccgaaggaggagttttggaagttGCGATGATtaggtctggagccagcaaattGGTTGCCTCTGCTATTGGATtggttgggacgccagccaccGTTGAAACGGCCCCTACTACGAccagaattgccaaaagtctggtgctgtgcaacaagagcagaagatggaatgctaggtgtgggcagcagaggagcatgtatggcagcagaagatttgtgaagaaattcatgtgtgaggagatggctgtgaagatctgcatatgataaaggttcaaccttggtaataagactggccgaccagcagcggccaattcatcaaataaggccttcgctttttgcataaattgagttactgattcgtCACCgtgtcgaagatcctgaagagagccgtgaagttgcataatacgagagttggaggtggaagcgagagctcgctcaagagtgccctaagctgaacaagaactttgacagccaacaacaagatgcaaaacttccatagatagggaggaaagaagagcacttagaattagttggtcctgttgtttccaggtttgaaaaaagcggatttacctgaagagagataccatcatgggcaagaacatgtgttgatggataTGTGTtagagccatcaacaaaaccaaaaactccttggcctaagaGATAAGGCAGCATCTGCATatgccaatataaataattggtgtttgttaatttgagggagatgacttgatgagtgtgggaaagggagataatgcttgcggcagtagaggcagcaaacgtgggctgcaagaggaggcgttcaccagccatggcagaggagaatccaggcggtgacgtagtagaggaaagcagaggaggcgctgcaagagaaaAGGGTTGCActgttggagaagaagaaagctggactgctggtgctgcagaatttgaagaagtaTGTGGTGgttgttccattgaagaagagaggttgggaggctatgagaaaattaggtttaatttattttagggttttgtggctctgataccaagttgagaataatggaatgtgttgggttgtgccttagccaaccttcctatttatatagaggcagtagaacactgcagtaactgtaatgattacaacatcctatattagaatcctattctgatagatacatgagtaactgtaatgattacaacatcctatattagaatcctattctataatagcATTAATGTTCACAATATCAATACtgatattaatagtaataaaataattttttaaatggtaataattttaatgaatattttaggAATAACGAGAAAAATAAAGGTAATAATAAGGCTGTACGTGTTTAGTTACATAACACATCAACAgattgtttgttttagatttgttaatttttagttaatgaaATTCTATGgacataattttattgtattgtattgttaagttatttaaatcatgtatgaatttttatttgaataatgtattttaagaatgaatatttgtattgtttatttctcttttattttaattatgttatattattatttactacttgattggaattattaatatataattagttaaaatattttatttataattttatgattcaaGTTTACGAtccaaatttatattatatatttcgtgtcgtgtaaaaaaaaatatttttgataaccTTGATACTAACCATTACCGAGAGAAAAATCAttagtttttcttcatcttATCACTAGTGACGATAAAACcactataaatgaaaaaacaaatcatcaaaagtttgttaatatcaaatttaaacacaaaaaaaattttaaactgtTAGATTTGGATGTTTTCAatacttaatatattttatacataaGAAACTTTTACTGGTTTTTTTGTCGTCCGATCACCATCGATGAGAAAGCCATCACCAAGAGTTTATTATTATCGACttagtaaattgaaaaataagggAGGGAAACACTGCTCATCAACAACTGTTTTCAGCCAATCATGAGAGCCAATTTTATGAACATCTGATCATgtgattaaagaaaacaaaagcttcCCTTCTTTTGGACTAATGCTGTTTCTACCGGTCAGGAATCATGTCAGGTCCAAAAGCAGAGGTAGCAAAAACACTAAACCTTCTCGGAAGCCAATTATGAAAGAAGATTCAGGGTATTTTATCTCGGATTCCTTCTGTTCTCTAATCAGAATAATCTCAGTTTAATTAATGTGACGATATTGCAGTTTTTGGGCACTTCATCCCTCTGCCCAACAGTTTCATCCCCACTTTCTAATTAATGGAAATAGGCACAATCGGGTGGAATTGCTTTCTGCTTTTTGGACCCATCACAATCAACAGAGGTTTTCAAGATTTATGGGGTTCTCCACTTGTGGCTGATTCCATATCCACAAGTATACATGTAATGCTGttagtttgaattttgatgCAATATTACAAGTTTGGTGTGTAGGTTACTTGCACAACCAGAATATATATTGTCCATGAAATATCAAGAACAGGTTCTGTATTTTCAAGTGcaatttaacaaaacaataCTATTAGAGAATAAACAGTGAAGATGTGGCTAGAGGTGCTTTATTCTAGCTTTCTTTAGCTTCTCAAGGATGTGCTAGATTCTGTATTAATGGACAATCATATAGTACAGAGACTAGTTGCGGCTATCCCTTTAGTTAATAAAATTAGGAAAATAGGTTCTGATCCCACCTCATGGCTACACCAGATAAGATTaagatttatcatttttatgatCTTGGGGCGATATATATCTCATATTACATGCCTCATGTTAACAAAAGCTGTAAATTAGCAAATACTATATTTAGAATATTTAAGCTATATTAATTCCTAAACAATAGCCTGTAATATCTCATACACTAAATGCCGAGATATgattttcttgtatatattcTACAAAGTTTCAATGAAGAATTAAGCTTTTAGCCTcaatttgacatggtatcagagcagaaGATCCTGCTGTAAaccctatatttttattttattttttctcttctcctgtACAATGGAGATTACAGACCCGATATCATCAATTCTTCCCCAAAGTCCCCAGATTCCACTAATTCCACCCCAAAATCCACCTCAAACCGAACACCCAGCTGCTCAGATAGGTATCAAATTGAATGGTACCAATTATGCTATATGGTCTCAAATCATGGAGATGTATATCTCTGGGAGAGATAAATTGGGGTATATCAATGGGGATTTATCCCAACCCACACCCACAGACCTAACGTTTAGACAATGGAGAACCGAAAACTCCATTGTCAAAGGTTGGTTAATCAATTCCATGGAACCCCATTTGATTGGCAACTTCATTAGATTCCCTACCGCCCAATTAGTGTGGGAATCCATTGCTACTACCTATTTTGATGGGTCTGACACTTCTCAAATCTatgaattgaagaagaaaatcaccCAATTGACTCAACATGGAGGAACCCTAGAAAACTACTATAACAATCTCCAAGGACTGTGGAGAGAGATCGATTTTCGAAGACCCAACCCAATGAAATGTGCACAAGACATAGCACAATTCAACCGAATACAACAAAAAGACAGGGTCTATACCTTTTTAGACGGGTTGGATGATCGGCTGGACAATGTGAGAGCCGACGTCCTCCAGTTACCGTCACTACCCACGGTGGAGCAAGCATATGCTCTTGTCCGGAAGGAAGACTCCAGGCAGTCTGTGATGCTTGGCCACGCTGGAATGGGTCTCATCGCACCACGAGGAGGAGGGCGCCGGGACGAAGGCAGCAAAGGATGAAGACAGGCTGAATGTTTTGGGGAAGGGCTGACGGGAGATGATGGGCTGAATAAAAGTGGGCCGGGGGCTGAGAATGCATATGGGCTGGTAATGGGACCGGACCAATATAAGGGGAATAGAGATGGGCTGCGGCTGGATGGGCTGCGGCGAGACCAATCTGGCCCAAGTCAAAAAAATCTTCAACAGGATTACAGTCAATCCAAGACCCAAATCGGATGCACTCACTGTAATAATTCTAAGCATACTCGTGATACATGCTTTAAATTACATGGATATCCGGATTGGTGGgagaattttaaaacaaaaaaacagaatgACAGAAGTAACAAAACAGGTCGAGCAGCCTTGGTGAACACTGAACCTACACTTACTCAACGAATGGTAGATTCTCCGAACCTTCTATTTGAGGGACCCTCTACTCTCAGTGATTCAGGTAACTGTGCTATAGCTCTTCTAAGTACAAATCACAATGATTGCAATGATTGGATCATTGACTCCGGCGCTACTGATCATATGACTTATGAAGAGACATACCTAATTATCACTTCCATACCTAAACGTTCCTGTATTGCTAATGCTAATGGGGTGACATATCCAGTTACTGGAGCAGGGACTGTTGATATCTCTCCATCTATTTCATTATCCAACACATTACTTGTCCCATCATTGTCCAATAAACTACTGTCAGTTGGACAAGTCACTGAGTAGTTAAATTGTTGTGTACTAATGTATCcaactttttgtatttttcaggATATTCTCACCAAGGAGATAATTGGTCGTGGTACTAAAAGAGGGGGGCTCTACTATGTTGAGGATATGAGCATCGGTAAAGCGAACAGTATGCAAGGAGCATCAGATACCCGACAGCAACAGATTTGGCTATGGCATGTTCGGTTAGGGCATCCGTCATTCAGTTATCTAAAGTATTTATTTCCGAATTTATTTCAAGATGTGGATTATTTGGATTTTAAGTGTGCTACATGCATTTTTTCTAAACACCATCGTGTTCCATATCCCCTTAGTTCTCCTCGGAGTACTACACCATTTGCTATTATACATTCTGATGTTTGGGGACCCTCACCAATTTCTACCCCATATGGGATTCGTTGGTTTGTCACGTTCATCGATGATTGTACTCGCATGACTTGGCTTTatttgctgaaaaataaaaatgaggtattcaatatatttaaggTGTTTCATGTCATGGTTCAAACTCAATTTGCATGTAAGATTCAGATTCTCCGCACAGATAATGGTAGGGAATATGATAATCATCTCTTCCACCAGTACTTGCAATTACATGGCCTACTTCATGAAACCTCTTGTGTCCAaacacctcaacaaaatggcATTGCCAAACGAAAAAATCGGCACATTCTGGAAACTGCTCGGGCACTTCTTATTGGTGCAAATATGCCACGTTATCTTTGGAATGAAGCTGTTGTTACTGTAGTATATCTTATGAACAGAATGCCTTCAAGAGTACTGAACTTCCGAACACCACTACAAGCTTTGTCCACATACCGACCCCTTCCATCTATATTGATGCTCGCCCCACGGGTATTTGGGAGTGTTGCATTTGTCCATATTCATAAAAATCAGCGCACCAAACTAGACCCATGTGCCATCCGATGTGTGTTCTTGGGATATAGAACACATCAAAAAGGTTATCGGTGTTATCATCCACCCACTCGGCGCATGTATATTATCATGGATGTCACTTTTTTAGAGTCGGAGTACTATTTTTCCGAACAATTATCCACTTCTCCCTCTCAGGGGGAGCCATCTTTAGAAAGTGAGAAATGGATAAATCTGGAATTTGAAACGACAAAAGCATCTATGGAGCCACCAGTTCAGTCAGCGGAGCCGCCAGTTCAGTCAACAATACACACTCAAGACCCTCCCCCTTTGACAGTACCTGAAGACCAAACTCCTTCAGAGAATATATCTGAGGTAATACAACCAATCctatcttttaatgaaataaatacttCTGTTGGATATAAACTCCCTTTCAGGCATAATCAAGGGAAACCTCCAAAACGGTACTTCCCAGAGTATGCGGCAGAAAATCAAAGATACCCTATTGCTAATCATGTTTCATCCCACAAGTTATCGCAACCTTTGCAAGCTTTTGCCCACCAACTCTCTTCAACACATATTCCTGGAGACATACGGGAAGCACTATCCTCACCAGAATGGTCTTAAGCGATAATGACAGAAATGGAGGcattaaacaaaaatcacaCATGGAGTTTGGTTCCTTTGCCGAAAGGAAAACGAACTGTGGGATGCAGATGGGTGTTCTCTATTAAACATAAAGCAAATGGAACTATTGAAAGATACAAGGCACGATTGGTGGCGAAAGGATTTACCCAAACATATGGTATAGACTACCAAGAGACTTTCTCTCCAGTAGCCAAATTGACCACGGTTCGAGTTCTATTATCCCTAGCAGTTAATCAAGATTGGCCGCTACACCAACTTGATGTGAAGaatgcatttcttcatggagatCTCGAGGAAGAAGTTTACATGGACATTCCACCCGGATACAACACTAACTCTGCAGAAAAGACAGTGTGCAAGCTACAAAAGGCATTATATGGACTAAAACAGTCACCAAGAGCATGGTTTGGGCGATTTACTTCAgcaatgaagaaatatggattcAAACAGTGCAACTCGGATCATACCTTATTCCTAAAACATAGACAAGGGTATGTAACTGCACTAATAAtttatgtggatgatatgatAATTACAGGAGATGATATAGAAGAGATTTCTCGGCTCCAGAAGAATTTGGCATCtgaatttgaaatgaaggatcttGGGGGGCTGAAATATTTTCTGGGAATTGAGGTGGCAAGGTCAACAAGAAACATTTTCCTTTCACAAAGGAAATACATATTAGACCTGCTATCAGAAACTGGTATGTTAGATTGTAAACCAGTTGACACTCCAATAGTGCAGAATCATGGCTTAAAAGACTGTGCAGATCAAACACCTACCAACAAGGAGAGATATCAACGATTAGTTGGGAAACTAATATACTTGTCCCATACACGACCATATATAACTTACGCAGTAAGTGTGGTAAGTCAGTTTATGCATAATCCGAGTGAAGATCATATGAATGCAGTAATCCGAATCCTTAGGTATCTGAAATCATCTCCAGGAAAAGGCCTTATGTTGTCAAAAAATCAACATCTGAACATTGAAGGGTATACGGATGCTGATTGGGCAGGAAACATTACTGACAGACGATCTACTTCGGGCTACTTTACATTTGTTGGAGGAAATCTGGTTTCATGGAGAAGCAAAAAACAGAAGGTGGTAGCATTATCCAGTGCAGAGGCTGAATTTCGAGGCATGACCAAAGGAATATGTGAAATGCTATGGCTAAAAGAATTGCTCATTGAAGTTGGCTATCCTCCAATTGACGCAATAAGACTCTTCTGTGACAACAAAGCGGTGATAGCACTAGCACACAACCCAGTACAACATGATCGAACAAAACATGTGGAAGTAGATCGTCACTTCATCAAGGAAAAACTAGAGGCCAAAATAATTCAGATTCCATTTGTGAAGACCGAAGACCAACTAGCAGATATTTTGACAAAGGCAGTGTCAAGCAGGACATTCCACAATTCACTTGACAAGTTGGGAGTTGATGATATCTACtcaccaacttgagggggagtgttaacAAAAGCTGTAAATTAGCAAATACTATATTTAGAATATTTAAGCTATATTAATTCCTAAACAATAGCCTATAATATCTCACACACTAAATGCTGAGATATgattttcttgtatatattcTACAAAGTTTCAATGAAGAATTAAGCTTTTAGCCTCAATTTGACACCTCAGATTCCTCAGGACTTTCCATGATCGACCATTTTCTTCCGGGGGGGACCCTGAAGAGGACTTAAAGACTTCAGTTGTATATATGCGATAACAgagcagaaaaagaaaactctctCAGAATAGCACCCAATTTGTGGCAGTTTCATGTCATCAAAAGTTCACCAAAAGGCGATGCTTGCAATCGTTTTATGTTTCTGAAGCAATAATATTCTTGTTTATCCTTCTAGGCTAAGATGAAATATGGAGGGAGTTAAAGCACATCTCATGTTTTTGATGGGTCACATTTATAATGAAGGTTTTTGATGAAATATGGAGGAGGTTAAAGCACATCTCAAAGCATTTCCCCCTTTTCCCTTTTTCTGTAAAAGACATGTGTAAAGCAAAGCTTTAAAGGGAGGCTTACTAATCTCGTTTTCTTGGGAGATGAGATATTTTTACTAGATACACTTGCTCACATAGCTCGGATTGAGAATCATGCTTTTTCTTGACTATCAGCTTAGTTAAAGAGCTGTGGAGGAAATTTTGGTTATAGAATTAACAGATGATCAGCTTATTAAGAAGCTTGCCATCACTTGTAGTTTGTGGATCCTGCGATCTATTTAAGCATATGGCAATAACGGAGCAGATCTgctgtctatatatatattcatacgTACACTCTTGCATACAGTGCAACAATCAGAGGTGAATCAGGTGATAATTAGGAAGTCAGAAAGATAATTATGACAATACATACTTGACAATGCACACTTGACCAGCCAAATAgaaaattatgatatataaatcacagaaattttatttgaagaagtAAGAAGAAGCTCCTGACTCGAGTTCTAGCAACCTCTCCTCTTCTACGTTTAGCAGAGGGAGAATATCGTACAGGACTAAAGGTAACACAACTGGAGGAGGTTATGCATAAAAGAAACGTAAGTGATTAATCACTAGGTCTTTAAAACGGAACTGGTTTCCCTTAGGATAATCGACATAAAATCCTCCCTTATAGCGTTGAGCTGCCTCGTTGCTGTCGATAACTTCTGTTGCAGGAACATAGTAATATGTGGGATGCGCATAGGGAACCTTCATAACTGGTGGCCGCCTCTTGGCCCAGCCGAAGTGCTCATCAATGGCAGCAAAACCCTCCTGCCCAATCTTAACAAGACGATCTGCCTGACGTGCCATGTTAACTACAATTAATCAACACATAAAGACAAGTAGCTCTGTATAGGTTTTGTTGGTTTTCTTGCTTTGGCTAATATGTAGGAGGCCAAGCCAACCTTTATATAGATAGATAGGAAAGGTTTGGTTCACAACAGTTGTCAAATGAATAATGTTAGACAGTACTCCTTTTTGTAAATAGAAGCACCCAACATTTGTGTACGATAAAACTAACCATTGCAGATAGAAAAATCAATAGCTTTTCTTCATCTTATCACTGCTGACGATAAATCCACcatagaatgaaaaaaaaaatatcatcaaaagtttattaatatcaaatttaaacacaaaaaaaaaattaaaaacttagtAAATTTACTGGTTTTACTGGTTTTCTCTGTCGTCCgaccaccattgatgacaaaccATCACCAAGAGTTTATTACTATTGACTTTAGATTAGAATTGAATGTTCTAAATGTTGAGATGATAAGCTGAAGTTTATATAGATAAGAAGATGTTGATCTGCTGTTGAAGTTAATCTGCTACAATTCGAGCTGGTATAGATGAACTGATTGAGTTGGACTCAATCACTTGTGGCTCCTACTTTTCTTCATCTTATCACTATTGACgataaaatcatcataaaataaaaaaaataattaatatcaaaagTTCATTAagtttaaacacaaaaaaaataaaaaaactgtttgATTTGGATGTTTTCATTACTTAATAAACTTTATATATAAGAAACTTTACTGATTTTTCTATCTTCCGATCACCATCGATGACAAAACCATCACCAAAGAGTTTATTAGTATTGCCTTTGGATTAGAATTGAATGTTCTAAATACTTGGTAAACTGAAAAATAAGGGACGCAAACACTGCTCATTAACAACTGTTGTCAGCCAATCATTAGAGCCACTTTTATGAATTTGTGTTGGGCATAAATGAGAATATCAGATCATgtgattaaagaaaacaaaagcttcCCTTCTTTTGGACTAATGCTGTTTCTACCGGTCAGGAATCAAGTCAGGTCTAAAAGCAGAGGTAGCAAATGTGAAGATAGGTGGAGGTGCCCACCTTGCCCACTTGACCAACTTGGCCACTTGGCCACTTGCCCACTTGGCCAAGTTGGCCAAGTTGGCCACTTGCTCTTCCAAggatgcttgcctataaataggcaagcaTCCAAGCATTATATATgccaagtgaagagagaaataagagatagtgaagagagaaataagagagagtgaagagggaaagtaatcccactaaattgtgaggtatttgtgagagagtaagtgaggtgttttctcctagtaatagagagattcttagttgttctcctattatagagagaggttgtaattcccacattactagtaaaatccttctatacttgcccgtggacgtagcctaattgggtgaaccacgtaaattctcgtgtgtctcatttctcatttaagccttttatcttgtcgggtttgcatgccagtatcctaatagtggtatcagagcattcctagttggtgttgttaacacacaaaagttaTTCGTGTATACGGTTACTATTCACGTCTACGGCACTATTCACCTATACGGCACTATTCATCCATACGGTACTGTTCACTTACGCTACTGTTGGCGTATATAGAAAGTCAGTGCGGTGATTAAATACAGTCTAGGAAGTTCTGtctaaggagattgggttttaagcgggaccgtttgtga is part of the Populus alba chromosome 10, ASM523922v2, whole genome shotgun sequence genome and encodes:
- the LOC140955984 gene encoding uncharacterized protein; translated protein: MEITDPISSILPQSPQIPLIPPQNPPQTEHPAAQIGIKLNGTNYAIWSQIMEMYISGRDKLGYINGDLSQPTPTDLTFRQWRTENSIVKGWLINSMEPHLIGNFIRFPTAQLVWESIATTYFDGSDTSQIYELKKKITQLTQHGGTLENYYNNLQGLWREIDFRRPNPMKCAQDIAQFNRIQQKDRVYTFLDGLDDRLDNVRADVLQLPSLPTVEQAYALVRKEDSRQSVMLGHAGMGLIAPRGGGRRDEGSKG